Proteins encoded by one window of Acinonyx jubatus isolate Ajub_Pintada_27869175 chromosome X, VMU_Ajub_asm_v1.0, whole genome shotgun sequence:
- the LOC106985471 gene encoding small ubiquitin-related modifier 2, whose amino-acid sequence MADKKPKEGVKTRSNDHINLKVAGQDDSVVQFKIKRHTPLSKLMKAYCERQGLSMRQIRFLFDGQPINETDTPAQLEMEDEDTIDVFQQQTGGVY is encoded by the coding sequence ATGGCTGACAAAAAGCCCAAGGAAGGTGTCAAGACTAGGAGCAATGACCATATTAATTTGAAGGTGGCAGGGCAGGATGATTCTGTGGTACAGTTTAAGATTAAGAGGCATACACCACTTAGTAAACTAATGAAAGCCTATTGTGAACGACAGGGTCTGTCAATGAGGCAGATCAGGTTTCTATTTGATGGGCAGCCAATCAATGAAACAGACACACCTGCACAGTTGGAAATGGAGGATGAAGATACAATTGATGTGTTCCAGCAGCAGACAGGAGGTGTCTACTAA